In one Mytilus edulis unplaced genomic scaffold, xbMytEdul2.2 SCAFFOLD_1101, whole genome shotgun sequence genomic region, the following are encoded:
- the LOC139507323 gene encoding uncharacterized protein: MLSEVDSSDSNDESTAVIQGVVDKLIDEVCSSPKLKMPEMENSSVSTFHEEPQNVASDTMNDADNKIDKAKNILENGLTSVENIEVINVVTEDDTNDAKDITKTETSNVSEEFREIEEIAVEKVEKISPDISNDELEKIAEKFVENICNDAKNEFFVEEENKANEKTDSIKDSDEGIDKDIENQDKEETNEDDNGQIDKEEEEEASENKIQNHSAKVHPEDSKPAVANQEDITQTESLPTEGKSGKDQKYDVTKDKIKPKRRSRGIRKLFS, translated from the exons ATGTTGTCTGAGGTCGACTCCTCGGACTCAAATGACGAATCTACTGCTGTTATCCAAGGTGTTGTTGACAAG TTAATCGACGAAGTTTGTAGCTCACCAAAACTCAAGATGCCTGAGATGGAAAATTCTAGTGTTTCGACCTTTCATGAAGAACCCCAAAATGTTGCATCTGACACTATGAATGACGCTGACAATAAAATAGACAAGGCAAAAAATATATTGGAAAATGGATTAACGTCGGTTGAAAATATAGAGGTGATAAACGTAGTTACAGAAGACGATACAAATGATGCCAAAGACATTACAAAAACAGAAACTTCGAATGTAAGCGAAGAATTTCGTGAAATTGAAGAGATTGCAGTAGAGAAAGTGGAAAAAATATCTCCCGACATATCAAATGACGAATTAGAGAAAATTGCAGAAAAGTTTGTTGAAAATATTTGCAACGATGCGAAGAACGAATTCTTTGTTGAAGAAGAAAATAAAGCCAATGAAAAAACAGACTCGATCAAGGACAGTGACGAAGGTATCGACAAAGACATAGAAAATCAAGATAAAGAAGAAACAAATGAAGATGATAATGGCCAGATTGATAAGGAGGAAGAAGAGGAAGCATCGGAGAACAAAATACAGAACCATTCAGCAAAAG tGCACCCAGAAGACAGTAAACCAGCTGTGGCAAATCAAGAGGACATAACCCAAACAGAAAGTCTTCCTACAGAGGGTAAAAGTGGTAAAGACCAGAAATACGATGTGACCAAGGACAAAATAAAACCCAAACGACGATCCCGTGGAATCAGAAAACTCTTTTCGTAG